Proteins encoded within one genomic window of Formosa agariphila KMM 3901:
- a CDS encoding acyl-CoA dehydrogenase family protein encodes METTEKDILRGGQFLIKETLSEDVFTPEDFSEEQNMMKEAVIEFNDREIIPNKARFEAKDYALTEDVMRKAAELGFLGVSVPEEYGGLGMGFVSTMLTCDYISSGTGSFSTAFGAHTGIGTMPITLYGTEEQKQKYVPKLATGEWFGAYALTEPGAGSDANAGKTTAKVSDDGKSYVINGQKMWISNAGFCSLMIVFARIEDDKNITGFIVEYDKENPNGITLGEEEHKLGIRASSTRQVFFNDTVVPSENMLAARGEGFKIAMNALNIGRIKLAAACLDSQRRITTLAVQYANERKQFKTPIADFGAIKLKLAEMTTNAYAGESASYRAAKNIEDRIAMRQAAGNSHQEAELKGVEEYAIECSILKVAVSEDVQHCADEGIQIFGGMGFSEDTPMEAAWRDARIARIYEGTNEINRMLCVGMLVKKAMKGHVDLLGPAMKVQEDLMGIPSFDTPDFSELLSEEKSMIAKLKKVFLMVAGAAVQKFGPALEEHQQLLMAASDIMIEIYMAESAILRTEKNAKRFGEDSQKVQIAMSKLYLYQAVDIIEKKGKESIISFAEGDEQRMMLMGLKRFTKYVNYPDIVDLRNEIAEKVKSENKYCF; translated from the coding sequence ATGGAAACTACAGAAAAAGATATCCTTCGCGGCGGGCAATTCCTTATAAAAGAAACCTTAAGTGAAGATGTGTTTACTCCAGAGGATTTCTCTGAAGAACAAAACATGATGAAAGAGGCCGTTATAGAATTTAACGACCGTGAAATAATTCCGAATAAGGCAAGATTCGAAGCTAAAGATTATGCACTTACCGAAGACGTTATGCGCAAAGCCGCAGAACTTGGTTTCTTAGGTGTTTCGGTACCTGAAGAATATGGTGGACTTGGAATGGGATTTGTATCAACTATGCTTACTTGCGATTATATCTCTAGTGGAACAGGATCTTTTAGTACAGCTTTTGGTGCACATACAGGAATTGGAACAATGCCAATCACCCTTTACGGAACAGAAGAACAAAAACAAAAATATGTCCCAAAATTAGCTACAGGTGAATGGTTTGGTGCTTACGCATTAACAGAACCAGGTGCTGGTAGCGATGCCAACGCTGGAAAAACTACCGCAAAAGTATCTGACGATGGTAAATCGTACGTAATCAACGGACAAAAAATGTGGATTTCAAATGCTGGTTTTTGTAGTTTAATGATTGTGTTTGCGCGTATTGAAGACGATAAAAATATTACTGGTTTTATTGTTGAATATGATAAAGAAAATCCAAACGGAATCACTCTTGGTGAAGAAGAGCATAAATTAGGAATACGTGCATCATCTACACGTCAGGTATTTTTTAACGATACCGTAGTGCCTTCAGAAAACATGTTAGCAGCTCGTGGCGAAGGTTTTAAAATTGCCATGAATGCATTAAATATTGGACGTATTAAGCTTGCTGCAGCTTGTTTAGATTCGCAACGTCGAATTACCACACTTGCGGTACAATATGCTAACGAACGTAAACAATTTAAAACGCCTATTGCAGATTTTGGAGCTATAAAACTAAAACTTGCTGAAATGACTACCAATGCTTACGCTGGTGAGTCTGCATCGTATAGAGCGGCTAAGAATATAGAAGACCGTATAGCTATGCGTCAAGCCGCAGGAAACTCGCATCAAGAAGCAGAGCTAAAAGGTGTTGAAGAATATGCTATTGAATGTTCTATTTTAAAAGTAGCTGTATCTGAAGATGTACAACATTGTGCAGACGAAGGTATTCAAATTTTTGGTGGAATGGGATTCTCAGAAGACACGCCTATGGAAGCTGCTTGGAGAGATGCTAGAATTGCACGAATTTACGAAGGAACTAACGAGATAAACCGTATGCTTTGCGTAGGAATGTTAGTTAAAAAAGCTATGAAAGGTCATGTAGATTTATTAGGTCCAGCAATGAAAGTTCAAGAAGACTTAATGGGTATTCCTTCTTTCGACACTCCAGATTTTTCTGAATTATTATCGGAAGAAAAATCAATGATTGCCAAGCTCAAAAAAGTATTCTTAATGGTGGCTGGTGCAGCTGTTCAAAAATTTGGACCAGCTCTAGAAGAACATCAGCAATTATTAATGGCTGCTTCAGATATCATGATTGAAATTTATATGGCAGAATCTGCAATCTTAAGAACAGAAAAGAATGCTAAACGTTTTGGTGAAGATTCTCAGAAAGTACAAATCGCAATGTCTAAATTATACTTATACCAAGCGGTAGATATTATTGAGAAAAAAGGTAAAGAAAGTATTATTTCTTTTGCTGAAGGCGATGAACAACGCATGATGTTAATGGGACTTAAACGCTTTACAAAATATGTAAACTATCCAGACATAGTAGATTTAAGAAACGAAATCGCAGAAAAAGTAAAATCAGAAAACAAATATTGTTTCTAA
- a CDS encoding glycoside hydrolase family 15 protein produces MNNLDYGIIGNCRSAALISKTGSIDWCCLPEFDSSSVFAKLLDENIGGHFGISVDDSYTVTQEYLSNTAILVTSFNNGNDAFDIFDFMPRYHKTAGGYQSPPEIIRFIKYKSGSPKFTVDYNPKLEYALGETNTYIKDDFIVSLTDKEKFDTLFLYTDLDKNAVVNADEIELTKDAYFVLGYNEKIFKPDVEKVYIEFERTKVYWLNWMSKTPAYERYTQEINRSAITLKLLTYDKSGAVLAAATTSLPETIGEVRNWDYRFCWIRDASMVVKVVSHLGHKNIAKRYLKFIIDLIPDKDEKLQIMYGINKEKKLTEETLDHLSGYKGSKPVRVGNAAYEQRQNDIYGILMDVIHQQLVSFSTDIENGEEIWTITKGIVWVVNKHWKEADKGIWEFRTEERHFTFSKVLCWVAIDKAIKVAEILGKTAKLKKWIPLEQEIKADIMTNAWNDKVQAFTQSYGSDDLDASVLLMEPYGFIDAKDPKYVSTVKGIERDLSNDGLLYRYKNKDDFGLPSSSFTICTFWFINSLYKIGEEQKAKTLFDQLLSYSNHLGLFSEDIDFETKRLLGNFPQAYSHLALIETAINLSTVTDEEKVMESMREHVDESDNL; encoded by the coding sequence TCGACTCAAGTTCCGTTTTTGCGAAACTTTTAGATGAAAATATTGGAGGTCATTTTGGGATTTCTGTAGACGACAGTTATACGGTTACACAAGAGTATCTTAGTAATACAGCAATATTAGTAACGTCGTTTAATAACGGTAATGATGCGTTCGATATTTTCGATTTTATGCCTAGATACCATAAAACTGCAGGCGGTTATCAATCGCCACCAGAAATTATTCGATTTATAAAATATAAAAGTGGTAGTCCAAAATTCACTGTAGATTATAACCCGAAACTAGAATATGCTTTAGGAGAAACGAATACCTATATTAAAGATGATTTTATTGTTAGTTTAACCGATAAGGAAAAATTTGACACTTTATTTTTGTACACCGATTTAGACAAAAATGCAGTTGTAAATGCAGATGAAATAGAACTGACTAAAGACGCTTATTTTGTTCTGGGTTATAACGAGAAAATTTTTAAACCCGATGTAGAGAAGGTTTATATTGAGTTTGAACGCACCAAAGTGTATTGGTTAAATTGGATGAGTAAAACTCCAGCTTACGAACGATATACTCAAGAAATTAACAGAAGTGCAATTACATTAAAACTTTTAACTTACGATAAATCTGGAGCTGTTTTAGCAGCAGCAACAACCTCTTTACCAGAAACTATAGGCGAAGTTCGTAATTGGGATTATCGTTTTTGTTGGATTAGAGATGCTTCTATGGTTGTAAAAGTTGTGTCGCATTTAGGACATAAAAATATTGCAAAACGTTATTTAAAATTCATTATTGATTTAATTCCAGATAAGGATGAGAAACTTCAAATCATGTATGGAATTAATAAAGAAAAGAAGTTAACCGAAGAAACGTTAGACCATTTAAGTGGTTACAAAGGGTCTAAACCCGTACGTGTTGGAAATGCAGCTTACGAGCAAAGACAGAACGATATCTATGGTATTTTAATGGATGTGATTCACCAACAATTGGTTAGTTTTAGTACCGATATTGAAAACGGTGAAGAAATTTGGACCATTACAAAAGGTATTGTTTGGGTGGTTAACAAGCACTGGAAAGAAGCCGATAAAGGGATATGGGAGTTTAGAACAGAAGAACGTCATTTTACATTCTCTAAAGTGTTGTGTTGGGTTGCCATAGATAAGGCAATTAAGGTTGCAGAAATTTTAGGAAAAACGGCTAAGTTGAAAAAATGGATTCCTTTAGAACAAGAAATTAAGGCTGATATTATGACGAATGCTTGGAACGATAAAGTTCAAGCTTTTACGCAATCTTATGGTTCAGACGATTTAGATGCTTCTGTATTATTAATGGAACCTTACGGATTTATTGATGCTAAAGATCCTAAATATGTAAGTACTGTAAAAGGAATTGAACGCGACTTAAGCAACGATGGATTACTGTATCGTTATAAAAACAAAGATGATTTCGGATTACCATCATCGTCGTTTACAATTTGTACATTCTGGTTTATAAATAGTTTATATAAAATAGGTGAGGAGCAAAAAGCAAAAACACTGTTTGATCAACTTTTGTCGTATAGTAACCACTTAGGATTGTTTAGTGAAGATATCGATTTTGAAACCAAAAGATTGTTAGGGAACTTCCCACAAGCTTATTCTCACTTAGCGCTAATTGAGACCGCTATTAATTTATCTACAGTAACAGATGAAGAGAAAGTTATGGAGTCTATGCGTGAGCATGTAGACGAAAGTGATAATTTATAA